One window from the genome of Streptomyces sp. WZ-12 encodes:
- a CDS encoding trypsin-like serine peptidase produces MRSIRPPAAPHRPGRRALRARRSPVLAAAALTAVVALTATGCGPSGDNADAKPSESAQDTSGGGAIKIPKDLQDKLKQHGVDLDKWKNGEWKNWDKDKWLREAGEFINPIIKNFWNPDKIDKVKPPQDPSKPSDIAEDQGKTDPEPAAVTAQPVKTPYTSTAPGVGLLLFSTPQGESRCSATVVKDPAHPGKSNLVWTAAHCVHAGKNGGWYRNMMFVPNFNRTGVPATQMKTTPFEDRVPSGKWWADDMSTSKEWIKDGGAVPGVPMAPYDFALMHVKPEENTGGKSLEEMAGGAYAVDFNAPAMSKIPSLTAQGYPAEPPFDGAVQQSCTDKPTRLSLDAKKPTMYRIGCTMTGGSSGGPWFIKGSDGKPVLVSNMSMGPRPARWSAGPHLGAEAKSLFDAMSKKWANQQ; encoded by the coding sequence ATGCGATCGATACGCCCGCCCGCCGCCCCTCACCGCCCCGGGAGGAGGGCGCTGCGCGCCCGCAGGTCCCCCGTCCTGGCCGCCGCCGCCCTCACCGCCGTCGTGGCGCTGACCGCGACCGGCTGCGGGCCGTCGGGCGACAACGCGGACGCCAAGCCCAGCGAGTCCGCCCAGGACACCTCGGGCGGGGGTGCGATCAAGATCCCCAAGGACCTCCAGGACAAGCTCAAGCAGCACGGCGTCGACCTGGACAAGTGGAAGAACGGGGAGTGGAAGAACTGGGACAAGGACAAGTGGCTCCGGGAGGCCGGGGAGTTCATCAACCCGATCATCAAGAACTTCTGGAACCCGGACAAGATCGACAAGGTCAAGCCGCCCCAGGACCCCAGCAAGCCCTCTGACATCGCCGAGGACCAGGGCAAGACCGACCCGGAGCCGGCGGCGGTCACCGCGCAGCCGGTGAAGACGCCCTACACCTCCACCGCGCCGGGCGTCGGCCTGCTGCTCTTCAGCACGCCGCAGGGCGAGTCCCGTTGCTCCGCCACCGTGGTCAAGGACCCGGCGCACCCGGGCAAGTCCAACCTCGTGTGGACCGCCGCGCACTGCGTGCACGCCGGCAAGAACGGCGGTTGGTACCGGAACATGATGTTCGTCCCGAACTTCAACCGGACCGGGGTGCCGGCCACCCAGATGAAGACCACCCCGTTCGAGGACCGGGTCCCGTCGGGCAAGTGGTGGGCGGACGACATGTCGACGTCCAAGGAGTGGATCAAGGACGGCGGCGCCGTGCCGGGCGTCCCGATGGCCCCGTACGACTTCGCGCTGATGCACGTGAAGCCGGAGGAGAACACCGGCGGCAAGTCGCTGGAGGAGATGGCCGGTGGCGCCTACGCCGTCGACTTCAACGCCCCGGCGATGTCGAAGATCCCGAGCCTGACGGCGCAGGGTTACCCGGCCGAGCCGCCGTTCGACGGCGCGGTGCAGCAGTCCTGCACCGACAAGCCGACCCGGCTGTCGCTGGACGCCAAGAAGCCGACCATGTACCGCATCGGCTGCACCATGACCGGCGGTTCGTCGGGTGGCCCCTGGTTCATCAAGGGTTCGGACGGCAAGCCGGTGCTGGTCTCCAACATGTCGATGGGGCCGCGCCCGGCCCGTTGGTCGGCCGGCCCGCACCTGGGCGCCGAGGCCAAGTCCCTCTTCGACGCGATGAGCAAGAAGTGGGCGAACCAGCAGTAG
- the hflX gene encoding GTPase HflX: MTSSSSLPQDRQRLPESLRADALMEEDVAWSHEIDGERDGDQYDRSERAALRRVAGLSTELEDVTEVEYRQLRLERVVLVGVWTSGTVQDAENSLAELAALAETAGALVLDGLVQRRDKPDPATYIGSGKALELRDIVLESGADTVVCDGELSPGQLIHLEDVVKVKVVDRTALILDIFAQHAKSREGKAQVSLAQMQYMLPRLRGWGQSLSRQMGGGGSGSAGGGMATRGPGETKIETDRRRIREKMAKMRREIAEMKTGRDVKRQERRRNKVPSVAIAGYTNAGKSSLLNRLTGAGVLVENALFATLDPTVRRAETPSGRLYTLADTVGFVRHLPHHLVEAFRSTMEEVADADLILHVVDGSHPVPEEQLAAVREVIRDVGATDVPEIVIVNKADAADPLTLQRLLRQEKRALVVSARTGKGIAELRDLLDAELPRPQVEIEVLVPYTQGALVSRAHAEGEVISEEHTADGTVLKARVHEELAAEFQPFVQAA; the protein is encoded by the coding sequence ATGACCTCCTCTTCTTCCCTTCCGCAGGACCGGCAGCGCCTCCCCGAGAGCCTTCGGGCCGACGCCCTGATGGAAGAGGACGTCGCCTGGAGCCACGAGATCGACGGGGAGCGCGACGGCGACCAGTACGACCGCTCCGAACGCGCGGCACTCCGCCGCGTCGCCGGGCTCTCCACCGAGCTTGAGGACGTCACCGAGGTCGAGTACCGGCAGCTGCGCCTGGAGCGCGTGGTGCTGGTCGGCGTCTGGACGTCCGGGACGGTGCAGGACGCGGAGAACTCCCTCGCCGAGCTGGCCGCGCTGGCCGAGACCGCCGGCGCCCTGGTGCTCGACGGCCTCGTCCAGCGCCGCGACAAGCCCGACCCGGCCACCTACATCGGTTCCGGCAAGGCCCTGGAGCTGCGCGACATCGTGCTGGAGTCCGGGGCGGACACCGTGGTCTGCGACGGTGAGCTCTCGCCGGGCCAGTTGATCCACCTTGAGGACGTCGTCAAGGTCAAGGTGGTCGACCGGACCGCCCTGATCCTCGACATCTTCGCCCAGCACGCCAAGTCCCGGGAGGGCAAGGCACAGGTCTCGCTGGCACAGATGCAGTACATGCTCCCCAGGCTCCGCGGTTGGGGTCAGTCGCTGTCCCGTCAGATGGGTGGCGGTGGCTCCGGCTCGGCCGGCGGCGGCATGGCCACCCGTGGTCCCGGTGAGACCAAGATCGAGACGGACCGGCGGCGGATCCGCGAGAAGATGGCGAAGATGCGCCGGGAGATCGCGGAGATGAAGACCGGCCGGGACGTCAAGCGCCAGGAGCGCCGGCGCAACAAGGTCCCCTCGGTCGCCATCGCCGGCTACACCAACGCCGGCAAGTCCTCGCTGCTGAACCGCCTCACCGGCGCCGGCGTCCTGGTGGAGAACGCCCTGTTCGCCACCCTGGATCCGACGGTCCGGCGGGCCGAGACCCCCAGCGGACGGCTCTACACCCTCGCCGACACCGTCGGCTTCGTCCGTCACCTGCCGCACCACCTCGTCGAGGCGTTCCGCTCCACGATGGAGGAGGTCGCCGACGCCGACCTGATCCTGCACGTCGTCGACGGCTCGCACCCGGTGCCGGAGGAGCAGCTGGCGGCGGTCCGCGAGGTGATCCGCGACGTCGGCGCCACCGATGTGCCCGAGATCGTCATCGTCAACAAGGCCGACGCGGCCGACCCGTTGACGCTCCAGCGGCTGCTGCGCCAGGAGAAGCGCGCCCTGGTGGTCTCCGCCCGTACGGGCAAGGGCATCGCCGAACTGCGCGACCTGCTCGACGCGGAACTCCCGCGTCCGCAGGTCGAGATCGAGGTGCTGGTGCCCTACACCCAGGGCGCCCTGGTCTCGCGGGCGCACGCCGAGGGTGAGGTCATCTCCGAGGAGCACACCGCCGACGGCACCGTGCTCAAGGCCCGGGTCCACGAGGAACTGGCCGCCGAGTTCCAGCCGTTCGTCCAGGCCGCCTGA